From a single Vitis vinifera cultivar Pinot Noir 40024 chromosome 18, ASM3070453v1 genomic region:
- the LOC100262528 gene encoding pentatricopeptide repeat-containing protein At3g21470, whose translation MEQKMLRILQHCKNIRELKQTHLQIFIHGLQHSDFMLPKLITVSSAFNLLDYATHKEALRVYSRMKALMVEANSFTFTFLLKCFETSQALEDGRVIHGEILKLGFGSSVFVQNSLLGFYANCSENLGSAYRVFEEMPERDVISWNSMISAYMTRGEIQSAIGLLDKMPERNIVTWNSVVCGLSKAGNMELAHSVFEQMPLRNEVSWNSMISGYVRIGDVRAAQSIFYQMPEKTVVSWTAMISGYATNGDLKSAENIFNHMPVKNVVSWNAMISGYVHNHEFDQALCVFHHMLINGECRPDQTTLISILSACAHLGSLEHGKWINSYIKKNKLHLSIPLGNALIDMFAKCGDVENAKEVFHHMSKRCIITWTTMVSGLAVNGKCREAINLFDKMCLEGTKPDDVIFIAVLSACTHGGLVEEGKRVFDQMVQEFGIKPRIEHYGCMVDLLGRAGKLEEAVRFTARMHLKPNAVIWATLLFCCKIHGNGDLLKSVTEKIMDQEPSNPSYLTLVSNLSASFGRWEDVLSFRVAMRQQRMEKVPGCSSIQVGNRVHEFLAKDTRHVQRKEIYRALSHYKNATEMETTPFGFLAKELLSFCVQLGTNQPSIAFESQSLPVLQPSPISVSVMVPQLLSMSMIFSFRINGDDLSDKVAKSDSFTFP comes from the exons ATGGAGCAGAAAATGCTCCGGATCCTACAACACTGCAAGAATATCCGAGAACTGAAGCAAACCCATCTTCAGATTTTCATACATGGCCTCCAGCATAGCGATTTTATGCTACCGAAACTGATCACTGTCTCCTCCGCTTTCAATTTACTCGATTATGCG ACTCATAAAGAGGCATTGCGTGTATATAGTCGAATGAAGGCGTTGATGGTTGAGGCCAATAGTTTTACCTTTACCTTCCTTCTTAAATGTTTTGAAACCTCACAAGCCTTGGAAGATGGTAGAGTGATACATGGTGAAATTTTGAAGTTGGGTTTTGGTTCTAGTGTGTTTGTTCAGAATTCCCTTTTGGGTTTCTATGCAAACTGCAGTGAGAATTTAGGTTCTGCTTACCGGGTATTTGAGGAAATGCCTGAACGAGATGTTATTTCATGGAATTCTATGATTAGTGCTTATATGACTCGTGGGGAGATACAATCTGCAATAGGGTTGTTGGATAAGATGCCAGAGCGGAACATTGTGACGTGGAATTCTGTTGTTTGTGGGCTGTCTAAGGCTGGGAACATGGAGTTAGCTCATTCTGTCTTTGAGCAGATGCCACTGAGAAATGAGGTTTCTTGGAATTCAATGATTTCTGGATATGTAAGGATTGGTGATGTGAGGGCTGCACAGTCTATTTTTTATCAGATGCCTGAGAAAACTGTGGTTTCCTGGACGGCCATGATTTCAGGATATGCAACAAATGGAGATCTTAAATCTgcagaaaacattttcaatcatatgCCAGTTAAAAATGTGGTCTCATGGAATGCTATGATTTCAGGTTATGTTCACAACCATGAGTTTGATCAAGCTCTGTGTGTATTTCATCATATGTTAATCAATGGTGAGTGCAGGCCTGACCAGACTACTTTGATCAGTATACTGTCTGCCTGTGCTCATTTGGGGTCTCTTGAACATGGGAAGTGGATCAATtcatatattaagaaaaacaagCTTCACTTGTCAATTCCATTAGGCAATGCTTTGATAGACATGTTTGCAAAATGTGGAGATGtagaaaatgcaaaagaagTGTTTCATCATATGTCTAAAAGATGTATAATCACATGGACAACAATGGTTTCAGGGCTTGCGGTTAATGGGAAATGTAGAGAAGCCATAAATCTCTTTGATAAGATGTGTCTAGAAGGAACAAAACCAGATGATGTTATCTTCATTGCTGTTCTGTCAGCTTGCACTCATGGAGGTCTGGTGGAAGAAGGTAAAAGGGTATTTGATCAAATGGTGCAAGAATTTGGTATTAAACCCCGAATTGAGCATTATGGTTGCATGGTTGATCTTCTTGGTCGAGCAGGGAAGTTAGAAGAAGCAGTCAGATTCACAGCAAGAATGCATTTGAAGCCAAATGCTGTCATTTGGGCCACTTTGTTATTTTGTTGTAAGATTCATGGAAATGGAGATTTGTTAAAATCCGTGACTGAGAAAATTATGGATCAGGAGCCTTCAAATCCCAGCTATTTAACTTTGGTTTCAAATTTGAGTGCTTCATTTGGACGGTGGGAAGATGTCTTGAGCTTTCGGGTAGCAATGAGACAGCAAAGAATGGAAAAAGTACCTGGTTGTAGCTCAATCCAAGTAGGGAACAGGGTCCATGAATTTCTAGCTAAGGATACACGGCATGTGCAAAGGAAGGAAATTTATAGAGCTTTG TCTCATTACAAGAATGCAACAGAGATGGAAACAACTCCATTTGGCTTCTTGGCAAAGGAGCTTTTGAGTTTCTGTGTGCAATT GGGAACAAATCAGCCATCCATTGCTTTTGAGTCTCAATCCTTGCCTGTCCTTCAACCCTCTCCAATTTCAGTGTCTGTTATGGTTCCTCAGTTATTGTCAATGTCAATGATTTTCTCGTTTCGGATCAATGGTGACGATTTGTCTGACAAGGTGGCAAAATCTGATTCTTTCACATTTCCTTGA
- the LOC100267687 gene encoding pentatricopeptide repeat-containing protein At3g21470, whose translation MIGTSLVCMYAKCGNVVDSRKVFDYMPERNAVTWNAMICGYLGNGDSKSAVLLFEKMSIRTAVTWIEMIDGFARSGDTETARRFFDDVPSELRNVVTWTVMVDGYARNAEMEAAREVFEGMPQRNFFAWSSMISGYCKKGNVKEARSIFDRIPVRNLVNWNSLISGYAQNGFSEEALEAFGKMQAEGFEPDEVTIASVLSACSQLGLLDAGKKIHHMMNHKGIKLNQFVLNGLVDMYAKCGDLANARLIFEGMAHRNRACWNSMISGFAIHGQSKEALEFFGRMEDSHEGPDEITFLSVLSACAHGGFVNAGLEIFSRMEKYGLTTGIKHYGCLIDLLGRAGRIKEAYDLIKRMPVKPNDVVWGALLGACRVHLDMEMADRVVEEIVKVDSNISSGCDSHYVLLSNIYAASDRWEKAEKMRMEMANKGFQKTSGCSSIMPGNNTHE comes from the coding sequence ATGATTGGAACTTCGTTGGTTTGTATGTATGCAAAATGTGGGAATGTTGTTGATTCTCGTAAAGTATTTGATTATATGCCTGAGAGGAATGCGGTGACATGGAATGCGATGATATGTGGATACTTGGGGAATGGAGATAGCAAGTCCGcggttttattatttgaaaagatGTCTATACGAACTGCAGTGACATGGATTGAAATGATTGATGGGTTTGCAAGGAGCGGGGATACTGAGACTGCTAGGCGTTTCTTTGATGATGTTCCATCTGAGTTGAGGAATGTAGTAACTTGGACTGTGATGGTTGATGGGTATGCTAGAAATGCGGAGATGGAGGCTGCAAGGGAAGTTTTTGAGGGGATGCCTCAGAGGAATTTCTTTGCTTGGTCATCTATGATTTCTGGGTACTGCAAGAAGGGTAATGTTAAGGAGGCAAGGTCTATTTTTGATCGAATTCCAGTAAGGAATCTGGTGAATTGGAATTCCCTAATTTCTGGGTATGCACAAAATGGGTTTTCTGAGGAAGCTTTGGAAGCATTTGGAAAAATGCAAGCTGAAGGATTTGAGCCAGATGAGGTCACGATAGCCAGTGTTTTATCTGCTTGTTCTCAGTTGGGCCTGTTGGATGCTGGTAAGAAAATCCATCACATGATGAATCATAAGGGCATAAAGCTAAATCAGTTTGTTCTGAATGGACTGGTTGACATGTATGCAAAATGTGGAGATTTAGCTAATGCAAGACTGATCTTTGAAGGGATGGCTCATAGGAACAGGGCCTGTTGGAATTCCATGATCTCAGGTTTTGCCATTCATGGACAAAGTAAGGAGGCTCTTGAGTTTTTCGGCAGAATGGAGGACTCCCATGAGGGGCCAGATGAGATAACTTTCCTCTCAGTGCTCTCAGCATGTGCACACGGGGGGTTTGTGAATGCAGGTTTAGAAATTTTCTCTAGGATGGAAAAATATGGCTTGACAACGGGCATCAAACATTATGGTTGTTTGATTGACCTTTTGGGGCGCGCAGGGAGAATAAAAGAGGCTTATGATTTGATCAAAAGAATGCCAGTGAAACCAAATGATGTAGTTTGGGGTGCCCTTCTTGGAGCTTGCCGGGTTCATTTGGACATGGAGATGGCAGACCGGGTGGTGGAAGAGATTGTTAAAGTGGATTCTAACATTAGCTCTGGATGTGATTCACATTATGTGCTGCTGTCAAATATTTATGCTGCTTCTGATAGATGGGAGAAGGCTGAAAAGATGAGGATGGAAATGGCGAATAAAGGGTTTCAAAAGACATCAGGGTGCAGTTCAATTATGCCAGGCAACAACACCCATGAGTAA
- the LOC100252244 gene encoding psbP domain-containing protein 4, chloroplastic isoform X2 has product MNKTGWRTYRRPDEKSGGHGVGWSPIIPYIFSVPSGWEEVPVSIADLGGTEIDLRFANSKEGRLFVIVAPVLRFADNLGDDAKVEKIGPPEKVIAAFGPEVIGENVEGKVLSMGVVEHSGRTYYQFELEPPHVLITATAAGNRLYLFSVTASGLQWKRHYKDLKKIADSFRVV; this is encoded by the exons ACAGGTTGGAGGACATACCGGAGACCGGATGAAAAATCTGGAGGCCATGGTGTTGGATGGAGTCCGATTATTCCTTACATCTTTTCAGTCCCTTCTGGTTGGGAAGAG GTTCCTGTATCAATTGCAGATCTAGGTGGGACAGAGATTGATTTGAGGTTTGCCAATTCTAAGGAAGGGCGTTTATTTGTCATTGTTGCCCCAGTTCTCAGATTTGCAGACA ATCTTGGGGATGATGCTAAAGTTGAAAAAATAGGACCTCCAGAGAAAGTGATCGCTGCTTTTGGACCAGAAGTGATTGGGGAGAATGTAGAAGGAAAAGTCTTGAGCATGGGAGTAGTGGAGCACTCAGGAAGAACATATTACCAGTTCGAATTGGAGCCACCTCATGTTCTTATCACAGCAACTGCAGCGGGAAATCGCCTTTACTTGTTCAGTGTAACTGCAAGTG GTCTTCAATGGAAGAGACATTACAAGGATTTAAAAAAGATAGCTGACTCTTTCCGTGTTGTCTAG